A single window of Armatimonadota bacterium DNA harbors:
- a CDS encoding amidase, with the protein MTDSLARMTLADLSRAIRARDVSPVEVTRACLERIQRLDRVLNAFITVTADRALEDARRAEAEILRGHWRGPLHGVPVALKDIFATAGIRTTCGSRILRDWVPAADAAVVRRLAEAGAVLLGKLNMSEFALAGIHPDYGPPRNPWDLSRFTGGSSSGSAAAVAAGLCFASLGTDTGGSIRGPAAHCGIVGLKPTYGAVSRAGVIPLSWSLDHVGPMARTAEDAALLLEAIAGPDPDDPATRIAPAPGSPEATADRVARLRVGVVDAFWDPQDASPDFLDCVRSAVRILESVAAEVRDVRLPRTREVVPAWWTLCLAEAAAYHRTLLRRHLPDYSATVRELLLGGMAIPAWQYVQARRVQRRITRELAAVFAQVDVLVLPTMLREAPPAEEAAASGSWEPLRRRIQPVAPFNLTGLPAVSVPAGRTPAGLPVGVQIVGPHHADRTVLAVAAALQPAVPLPPPPIDRDIAPNGGDPP; encoded by the coding sequence GTGACCGACTCCCTCGCCCGGATGACCCTGGCCGACCTCTCGCGGGCGATCCGCGCCCGCGACGTCTCCCCGGTGGAAGTCACCCGGGCCTGTCTGGAACGGATCCAGCGCCTGGACCGCGTCCTCAACGCCTTCATCACCGTCACCGCCGACCGGGCGCTGGAGGACGCCCGGCGGGCGGAGGCCGAGATCCTCCGGGGGCACTGGCGCGGCCCCCTGCACGGCGTGCCTGTGGCTCTGAAGGACATCTTTGCCACGGCCGGCATCCGGACCACGTGCGGGTCCCGGATCCTGCGGGACTGGGTACCTGCCGCCGATGCCGCGGTGGTGCGGCGGCTGGCGGAGGCGGGCGCGGTGCTGCTGGGCAAGCTGAACATGAGCGAGTTCGCCCTCGCCGGCATCCACCCCGACTACGGGCCGCCCCGCAACCCCTGGGACCTGAGCCGGTTCACCGGCGGGTCCAGCAGCGGGTCGGCGGCGGCCGTGGCCGCCGGCCTGTGCTTTGCCTCTCTCGGCACCGACACCGGCGGATCCATCCGGGGCCCGGCGGCCCACTGCGGGATCGTCGGGCTGAAACCGACGTACGGCGCCGTCAGCCGGGCGGGGGTCATCCCCCTGTCGTGGTCGCTGGACCATGTGGGCCCCATGGCGCGCACCGCCGAGGACGCGGCCCTCCTGCTGGAGGCCATCGCCGGCCCCGACCCGGACGACCCCGCCACCCGGATCGCCCCGGCGCCCGGATCACCGGAGGCCACCGCGGATCGGGTCGCCCGCCTGCGGGTGGGAGTCGTGGACGCCTTCTGGGACCCGCAGGACGCCTCCCCGGACTTCCTGGACTGCGTCCGCTCGGCCGTGCGGATCCTCGAGTCCGTGGCGGCCGAGGTCCGGGACGTCCGCCTGCCCCGGACGCGGGAGGTCGTCCCCGCCTGGTGGACGCTGTGCCTGGCGGAAGCGGCGGCGTACCACCGGACCTTGCTGCGCCGCCACCTGCCCGACTACAGCGCCACCGTCCGCGAGCTGCTGCTGGGCGGCATGGCCATCCCCGCATGGCAGTACGTGCAGGCCCGGCGCGTGCAGCGGCGGATCACCCGCGAGCTGGCCGCGGTGTTCGCGCAGGTGGACGTGCTGGTGCTGCCCACCATGCTCCGGGAGGCCCCGCCGGCGGAGGAGGCGGCGGCCAGCGGCTCGTGGGAGCCCCTGCGGCGGCGCATCCAGCCCGTGGCCCCGTTCAACCTCACCGGACTGCCTGCCGTCTCGGTGCCGGCCGGACGGACGCCGGCGGGACTGCCGGTGGGAGTGCAGATCGTCGGCCCGCACCATGCCGACCGGACGGTGCTGGCCGTGGCCGCGGCCCTCCAGCCCGCGGTACCGCTGCCCCCGCCTCCCATCGACCGCGACATCGCCCCGAACGGAGGAGACCCACCGTGA
- a CDS encoding ABC transporter permease produces MALLGTVVVAALGLSWVPPYDPSAQDLSLTLHPPSLTPVRGQLHLLGTDKLGRDILSRLLVGLRISLLVGLAVVPLSAAVGLAAGLVTGFRRGWLDLVLMRIVDTQLAVPTLLLMIAVVAVLGTGLAQIVLVLAVAGWPTYARVIRAEVLALAEREFVTAARAAGAPERRILLRHVLPNVLPTTLVLATLQLPVVIIWEAALSFLGLGIQPPTPSLGQMLGESQEVVWQAWWMPTIPGLAITLVVLAFNLIGDRLRDVLDPRLRGQL; encoded by the coding sequence GTGGCGCTGCTGGGCACGGTGGTGGTGGCCGCGTTGGGCCTGTCCTGGGTTCCGCCCTACGACCCGTCGGCGCAGGACCTGAGCCTGACCCTGCATCCCCCCTCCCTGACCCCGGTCCGGGGCCAGCTGCACCTGCTGGGCACGGACAAGCTGGGCCGCGACATCCTCAGCCGCCTGCTGGTCGGCCTGCGCATCTCGCTGCTGGTGGGGCTGGCGGTGGTGCCCCTGTCCGCCGCCGTGGGCCTGGCCGCGGGCCTGGTCACGGGGTTCCGGCGAGGGTGGCTGGACCTGGTGCTCATGCGGATCGTGGACACCCAGCTGGCTGTTCCCACCCTCCTGTTGATGATCGCGGTGGTGGCGGTCTTGGGCACCGGGCTGGCGCAAATCGTCCTGGTCCTCGCCGTGGCGGGTTGGCCCACCTACGCCCGCGTCATCCGCGCCGAAGTCCTGGCCCTCGCCGAGCGGGAGTTCGTCACCGCGGCGCGGGCGGCCGGCGCCCCCGAGCGGAGGATCCTGCTGCGCCATGTCCTGCCCAACGTCCTGCCCACGACGCTGGTCCTGGCCACTCTGCAACTCCCGGTGGTGATCATCTGGGAGGCCGCGTTGAGCTTTCTGGGACTGGGCATCCAGCCCCCGACGCCCAGCCTGGGCCAGATGCTCGGGGAGTCCCAGGAGGTGGTGTGGCAGGCGTGGTGGATGCCGACCATCCCCGGGCTGGCCATCACCCTGGTGGTCCTGGCCTTCAATCTGATCGGCGACCGGCTGCGGGACGTGCTGGACCCGCGCCTGCGCGGGCAGCTGTGA
- a CDS encoding ABC transporter permease, with translation MGEFALRRLLLSLTALFGVVSIVFVLLHASGDPVTLLVSQDATRDDMERIRQAYGLDQPLGVQYVRYLARVARGDLGYSFRQGLPVAELILERLRATFELALAGLVVAVGVGVSLGLVAAAWRGSLWDTAAMTVALLGTSVPSFWLGLLLIIVFGVHLGWLPISGYGGLAHLVMPAVVLGGFYGAQISRLTRASLLEVLAQDYIRTARAKGLSGGAVLLRHGLRNGLLPILTVLGLDFGRMLGGAVIVESIFAWPGMGRLAVQAVLARDFPVVQGVTIVGAAVFLSVNFVIDLLYGWVDPRLRASAARA, from the coding sequence ATGGGTGAGTTCGCCCTTCGTCGGCTGCTGCTGTCCCTCACCGCCCTGTTCGGCGTGGTGTCGATCGTCTTTGTGCTGCTGCACGCCAGCGGGGACCCCGTGACCCTGCTGGTGTCCCAGGATGCCACCCGAGACGACATGGAGCGGATCCGCCAGGCCTACGGTCTGGACCAGCCCCTGGGCGTGCAGTACGTGCGCTACCTGGCGCGGGTGGCCCGCGGAGACCTCGGGTACTCTTTCCGACAGGGCCTGCCGGTGGCCGAGTTGATCCTCGAACGCCTGCGGGCCACCTTCGAACTGGCCCTGGCCGGGCTGGTGGTGGCGGTGGGGGTGGGCGTGAGCCTGGGCCTGGTGGCCGCCGCCTGGCGGGGGTCGCTGTGGGACACCGCCGCCATGACGGTGGCCCTGCTGGGGACCAGCGTCCCCAGCTTCTGGCTGGGGCTGCTGCTGATCATCGTGTTCGGCGTGCACCTGGGCTGGCTGCCCATTTCCGGCTATGGCGGCCTGGCCCACCTGGTCATGCCCGCCGTGGTGCTGGGCGGCTTCTACGGCGCCCAGATCAGCAGGCTCACCCGGGCCAGCCTGCTGGAAGTCCTGGCCCAGGACTACATCCGCACCGCCCGGGCCAAGGGGCTGAGCGGAGGCGCCGTGCTCCTGCGGCACGGACTGCGCAACGGCCTGCTGCCCATCCTGACGGTCCTGGGGCTGGACTTTGGCCGCATGCTGGGCGGCGCGGTGATCGTCGAATCCATCTTCGCCTGGCCCGGAATGGGCCGCCTGGCGGTACAGGCGGTCCTGGCCCGCGACTTTCCGGTGGTGCAGGGCGTGACCATCGTGGGGGCCGCCGTGTTCCTGTCGGTGAACTTCGTCATCGACCTGCTGTATGGCTGGGTGGACCCTCGTCTACGCGCATCCGCAGCCCGGGCGTAG
- a CDS encoding ABC transporter substrate-binding protein codes for MGVRAVSAGVIAAILLMFLGVGTSGRAQPRVPEALVVAQGVDIQTGDPHKTTLTHAMNVLANIYDTLVRRDADLNLHPGLAVSWRAVDSTTWEFRLRQGVRFHNGEPFTAQAVKFSFDRMLDPRTRWPGAGALRLIKSVTVVDDYTVRFTTERPWPLLPRFLGYYGMIVPPGYLTQNGDEALARQPVGTGPYRFVRWVRDDRVELEANPAYWGGRPRIGRVIFRAIPSESSRLAELLTGSVHLINLVPPELFRPLQLSGRAKLVPGRSLSVFFVIYNLVNIPPSKPLADRRVRQALNYAVDRQAILASVMRGVGSPVGTFCTEVMLGCDTSVGGFSYNPDRARALLREAGYADGVDFSITTTSGAYPGDRDITLAVADQLARVGVRARVNVTEYGVQLRTVQARQLAEDGWFTRFTDFFGLSYIIPFRAFYSRGEWSLWRPGNSQFDQLVESADAATDEARMREVSRRIQAMYLEEAPAISLFTAPNVYGMHRSLEWTPRPDLLLTMVDAAWK; via the coding sequence ATGGGCGTGCGTGCAGTGTCTGCGGGAGTGATCGCGGCGATCCTGCTCATGTTTTTGGGCGTCGGGACGTCTGGCCGGGCCCAGCCCCGCGTTCCGGAGGCCCTGGTGGTGGCTCAGGGCGTCGACATCCAGACCGGCGATCCCCACAAGACGACCCTGACCCACGCCATGAACGTCCTGGCCAATATCTACGACACCCTGGTCCGCCGGGACGCGGACCTGAACCTCCACCCCGGGCTGGCCGTGTCGTGGCGCGCCGTGGATTCCACCACCTGGGAGTTCCGACTGCGTCAGGGCGTCCGGTTTCACAACGGCGAGCCGTTCACCGCCCAGGCGGTCAAGTTCTCCTTCGACCGGATGCTGGATCCCCGCACCCGGTGGCCGGGCGCCGGCGCGCTGCGGCTGATCAAGTCCGTCACCGTGGTGGACGACTACACCGTCCGCTTCACCACCGAGCGGCCCTGGCCGCTGCTGCCGCGCTTTCTGGGGTACTACGGCATGATCGTTCCCCCCGGCTACCTGACCCAGAACGGGGACGAGGCCCTGGCCCGCCAGCCCGTGGGCACCGGTCCCTACCGGTTCGTCCGGTGGGTGCGGGATGATCGCGTCGAGCTGGAAGCCAACCCCGCCTACTGGGGCGGCCGGCCGCGCATCGGCCGGGTCATCTTCCGCGCCATCCCCTCGGAGTCGTCGCGCCTGGCCGAACTGCTGACCGGGTCGGTCCACCTCATCAACCTGGTGCCTCCGGAGCTGTTCCGCCCCCTGCAGCTGTCGGGGCGCGCCAAGCTGGTGCCCGGCAGGAGTTTGAGCGTCTTCTTCGTGATCTACAACCTGGTGAACATCCCCCCGAGCAAGCCCCTGGCGGACCGACGGGTCCGGCAGGCCCTCAACTACGCCGTGGACCGCCAGGCCATCCTGGCCAGCGTCATGCGGGGGGTGGGGTCCCCGGTCGGCACTTTCTGCACAGAGGTCATGCTGGGCTGCGATACCTCGGTGGGAGGATTCTCCTACAACCCCGACCGCGCCCGGGCGCTGCTGCGGGAGGCAGGCTACGCCGACGGCGTGGACTTTTCCATCACCACCACCAGCGGCGCCTACCCGGGCGACCGCGATATCACCCTCGCCGTGGCGGACCAGCTGGCCCGGGTCGGCGTCCGCGCCCGCGTCAACGTGACCGAGTACGGCGTGCAGCTGCGGACCGTACAGGCCCGCCAGCTGGCCGAGGACGGGTGGTTCACCCGCTTCACCGACTTCTTCGGCCTGAGCTACATCATCCCGTTCCGGGCCTTCTACTCGCGGGGGGAGTGGTCGCTGTGGCGGCCCGGCAACTCCCAGTTCGACCAGCTGGTGGAGTCCGCCGACGCGGCGACCGACGAGGCCCGGATGCGGGAGGTGTCCCGGCGGATCCAGGCCATGTACTTGGAGGAGGCTCCGGCCATCTCCCTGTTCACCGCGCCCAACGTCTACGGGATGCACCGCAGCCTGGAGTGGACGCCGCGGCCGGACCTGCTCCTGACCATGGTGGACGCGGCCTGGAAGTGA
- a CDS encoding amino acid-binding protein, protein MPKDLTVTLEDKPGELARLGEALGKAKVNIMGGCAVTAMGKGTIHLLVDDRAVEAARKALQAAGIKVESEQDVIVRKIADRPGALGRMARKLADAGVNISLFYVATDTRAVFGVSDLAKAKKALGGR, encoded by the coding sequence ATGCCGAAGGACCTGACGGTGACCCTCGAGGACAAGCCCGGGGAGCTGGCGCGGTTGGGCGAGGCCCTGGGCAAGGCCAAGGTCAACATCATGGGCGGGTGTGCCGTGACCGCCATGGGCAAGGGGACCATCCACCTGCTCGTGGATGACCGGGCGGTGGAGGCGGCCAGGAAGGCCCTGCAGGCCGCCGGTATCAAGGTGGAGTCCGAACAGGACGTCATCGTCCGCAAGATCGCCGACCGGCCGGGGGCGCTGGGCAGGATGGCCCGCAAGCTGGCCGACGCCGGGGTGAACATCTCGCTGTTCTACGTCGCCACCGACACCCGGGCCGTCTTCGGGGTCAGCGACCTGGCCAAGGCCAAGAAGGCGCTGGGAGGCCGCTGA
- a CDS encoding cytochrome C oxidase subunit IV family protein, whose amino-acid sequence MEHSTDRLERAAHPEGYRIYGVVWFWLLVITLLELGIVLVHVPRALLIGSLLILALMKAALIIAYFMHLRYEKLSLVYAVVTPMFFLAIVLFAFIGPDALSVFYRR is encoded by the coding sequence ATGGAGCACAGCACCGACCGACTGGAGCGCGCAGCCCACCCCGAAGGATACCGGATTTACGGGGTGGTGTGGTTCTGGCTGCTGGTCATCACCCTGCTGGAGCTGGGGATCGTCCTGGTCCACGTCCCCCGGGCCCTGCTGATCGGCAGCCTGCTGATCCTGGCTCTGATGAAGGCCGCGCTGATCATCGCGTACTTCATGCACCTGCGCTACGAGAAGCTCAGCCTGGTCTACGCCGTGGTCACGCCCATGTTCTTCCTGGCCATCGTCCTGTTCGCCTTCATCGGCCCCGACGCCCTCAGCGTCTTCTACCGACGGTAA
- a CDS encoding cytochrome c oxidase subunit 3, which yields MAHEAVEHNQVLASDWGGGRSPFGVGWPKLMMWVFLVSDTLTFAGLLAGYGALRLSLGRWPAQAEIFDLYLVGAMTFILICSSATMAVAVSAARRGDRGRVIPFLLLTALGGLLFLTGQAYEWTKFIHEGARLSGNPWGVPQFSATFFIITGFHGGHVSVGVLYLLATALRWGLRRIQPESVEIAGLYWHFVDLVWVFIFTLLYLI from the coding sequence ATGGCGCACGAGGCGGTGGAGCACAACCAGGTGCTGGCATCGGACTGGGGCGGCGGTCGGTCACCGTTTGGGGTGGGCTGGCCCAAGCTGATGATGTGGGTGTTCCTGGTGTCCGACACCCTGACCTTCGCCGGCCTGCTGGCCGGCTACGGCGCGCTGCGCCTGTCGCTGGGGCGCTGGCCGGCGCAGGCGGAGATCTTCGACCTGTACCTGGTCGGCGCCATGACGTTCATCCTGATCTGCAGCAGCGCCACCATGGCGGTGGCCGTGTCCGCGGCCAGGCGCGGCGACCGGGGCCGCGTCATCCCCTTTCTCCTGCTGACGGCCCTGGGCGGTCTGCTGTTCCTGACCGGGCAGGCCTACGAGTGGACCAAGTTCATCCACGAGGGCGCCCGCCTGTCCGGAAATCCGTGGGGCGTGCCGCAGTTCTCGGCCACCTTCTTCATCATCACGGGGTTCCATGGAGGACACGTCTCGGTAGGGGTCCTCTACCTGCTGGCCACCGCCCTGCGCTGGGGGTTGCGGCGCATCCAGCCCGAGAGCGTGGAGATTGCGGGGCTGTACTGGCACTTCGTGGACCTGGTGTGGGTATTCATCTTCACCCTGCTGTACCTCATCTGA
- a CDS encoding cytochrome c oxidase subunit 3, which translates to MSRAPQILDLPRVPPPPRAPERGDRGPGEDGPAGRPAHPARVAVWLVVAAVVVLFAAFTSTYLARRAEPDWTPAPMPRILWASTTAILASSLILSASLRAGRRGRRRTLRRGLAATAVLGGVFLICQLLGWRDLARAGVFLASSPHSAFFYLLTGTHGLHLAGGLGALLYALARSGAPAERVLDVAEPAATYWHSLAGLWVYVFVILFGL; encoded by the coding sequence GTGTCCCGGGCGCCCCAGATCCTGGACCTGCCCCGGGTCCCCCCGCCTCCCCGCGCACCAGAACGGGGGGACCGGGGGCCGGGCGAGGACGGGCCGGCCGGCCGGCCGGCGCACCCGGCGCGGGTGGCGGTGTGGCTGGTGGTCGCGGCGGTGGTCGTCCTGTTCGCCGCCTTCACCAGCACGTACCTGGCGCGGCGGGCCGAGCCCGACTGGACGCCGGCGCCGATGCCGCGGATCCTGTGGGCCAGCACCACCGCGATCCTGGCCAGCAGCCTGATCCTCTCCGCCTCCCTGCGCGCCGGCCGCCGGGGCCGCCGGCGGACCCTGCGCCGCGGGCTGGCGGCCACCGCGGTTCTGGGCGGGGTGTTCCTGATCTGTCAGCTCCTGGGCTGGCGGGACCTTGCCCGGGCGGGAGTCTTTCTGGCCAGCAGTCCCCACAGCGCGTTTTTCTACCTGCTGACCGGAACCCACGGCCTGCACCTGGCCGGCGGGCTGGGAGCCCTCCTGTACGCGCTGGCCCGCTCGGGAGCCCCGGCGGAGCGCGTCCTGGACGTCGCCGAGCCGGCGGCCACCTACTGGCACTCCCTGGCCGGCCTGTGGGTCTATGTGTTCGTGATCCTGTTCGGCCTGTGA
- a CDS encoding cbb3-type cytochrome c oxidase subunit I translates to MGSRAAVHEPEAHPMGFVRRYIFSQDHKIIGLQYLMTSLVMAAVGGILAMLIRMQLGWPGHQWGLVRWLFPGGFTDAGVMKPDFYLAVVTMHGTIMIFFVLTTALSGGFGNFLIPLTIGARDMAFPFMNMLSYWLYPPAILVLLAAFVVAGGAPNSGWTAYPPLSALPQAAPGSGLGQTLWLVSLGILIVAFLFGSLNYITTVLQLRTRGMSMTRLPLVTWAQFITAVLMLLSFPVLLAAVIMLLFDRHAGTSFFVPSGLVVGGQLLTHQGGNPLLWQHLFWFLGHPEVYVLILPPMGIVSEVLAVHGRKPIFGYRAMVLSMGAIAFLSFVVWGHHMFTSGMNPLVGTAFMVTTLAIAIPSAVKTFNWLATLWRARIRFTSAMLFAIGFVSLFVTGGLTGLFLGSPAVDTYFQDTFFVVAHFHFVMASAALFGLFAGLYHWFPKMFGRMMNERLGRIHFWLTFAGIYATFFPMHFLGLAGEPRRYYSPQMYEFLRPLQPLNVVVSLASFGLGLAQLIFVANFAYSLVRGPRASRNPWQANTLEWQAPSPPPHGNWGRELPVVYRWPYDYSLPDAAEDYVPQTAPAPVPAVAGGAPEGPPPAREGDP, encoded by the coding sequence ATGGGATCTCGCGCGGCCGTGCACGAGCCTGAGGCGCACCCGATGGGGTTCGTGCGCCGCTATATCTTCAGCCAGGACCACAAGATCATCGGCCTGCAGTACCTGATGACCTCCCTGGTGATGGCCGCGGTGGGCGGTATTCTGGCCATGCTCATCCGCATGCAGCTGGGCTGGCCGGGCCACCAGTGGGGTCTGGTCCGCTGGCTGTTCCCGGGAGGCTTCACCGACGCCGGGGTGATGAAGCCGGACTTCTACCTGGCCGTGGTGACCATGCACGGCACCATCATGATCTTCTTCGTGCTGACCACGGCCCTGTCGGGCGGCTTCGGCAACTTCCTGATCCCCTTGACCATCGGCGCCCGGGACATGGCCTTCCCGTTCATGAACATGCTCTCCTACTGGCTGTACCCGCCGGCGATCCTGGTCCTGCTGGCGGCGTTTGTCGTCGCCGGCGGCGCTCCCAACTCGGGGTGGACGGCGTACCCGCCCCTGTCGGCCCTGCCCCAGGCGGCGCCGGGGTCCGGGCTGGGGCAAACCCTGTGGCTGGTGAGCCTGGGCATCCTGATCGTGGCCTTCCTGTTCGGCTCCCTGAACTACATCACCACCGTCCTGCAGCTGCGCACCCGGGGCATGTCCATGACCCGCCTCCCCCTGGTCACCTGGGCCCAGTTCATCACCGCGGTCCTGATGCTGCTGTCCTTCCCCGTGCTCTTGGCGGCGGTGATCATGCTGCTGTTCGACCGTCACGCCGGCACCAGCTTCTTCGTGCCGTCGGGCCTCGTGGTTGGCGGCCAGCTGCTGACCCACCAGGGCGGCAACCCCCTGCTGTGGCAGCACCTGTTCTGGTTCCTGGGCCACCCGGAGGTGTACGTCCTGATCCTGCCGCCCATGGGGATCGTGTCGGAGGTCCTGGCCGTCCACGGCCGCAAGCCCATCTTCGGATACCGGGCCATGGTCCTGTCCATGGGCGCCATCGCGTTCCTCAGTTTCGTGGTGTGGGGTCACCACATGTTCACCAGCGGGATGAACCCCCTGGTGGGCACCGCCTTCATGGTCACCACGCTGGCCATCGCCATCCCCTCGGCGGTCAAGACCTTCAACTGGCTGGCGACCCTGTGGCGGGCGCGCATCCGCTTCACCAGCGCCATGCTGTTCGCCATCGGATTCGTCTCCCTGTTCGTCACCGGCGGCCTGACGGGACTGTTCCTGGGATCGCCGGCGGTGGACACCTATTTCCAGGACACGTTCTTCGTGGTCGCCCACTTCCACTTCGTCATGGCCAGCGCGGCCCTGTTCGGCCTGTTTGCCGGGCTGTACCACTGGTTCCCGAAGATGTTCGGGCGCATGATGAACGAGCGGCTGGGCCGGATCCACTTCTGGCTGACCTTTGCGGGAATCTACGCCACCTTCTTCCCCATGCACTTCCTGGGGCTGGCCGGCGAGCCGCGGCGCTATTACTCCCCCCAGATGTACGAGTTCCTGCGGCCGCTGCAGCCTCTGAACGTCGTCGTGTCCCTGGCCTCCTTCGGGCTGGGACTGGCTCAGCTGATCTTCGTCGCCAACTTCGCCTACAGCCTGGTGCGGGGACCGCGGGCGTCCCGCAACCCGTGGCAGGCCAACACCCTGGAGTGGCAGGCCCCCTCCCCTCCGCCCCACGGCAACTGGGGCCGGGAGCTGCCGGTGGTGTACCGCTGGCCGTATGACTACAGCCTGCCGGATGCGGCCGAGGACTACGTCCCCCAGACCGCTCCCGCGCCCGTCCCGGCCGTGGCCGGAGGCGCACCGGAGGGCCCGCCCCCTGCGCGGGAGGGAGATCCGTAG
- the coxB gene encoding cytochrome c oxidase subunit II translates to MAESRSDTDRHTGRWLGWVILLLAVGGAASFVAARNRWWLLPVASVHGVEVDRLIYTTLIVTGLAFVLVHVILAAFVWRYAERGRRAAYWPDNRTLELTYTLVPAAVLTTLILMGSAVWARLHSPAPADALTVDVRGEQFGWLFRYPGPDGAFGRVDPAEIRTRDNPMGLDPADPAGADDIVVRELHLPAGRPVRVRLRSKDVLHSFFVPALRVKQDAVPGMTVELWFTPTRPGAYEIACAELCGVGHYIMRGRIVVDTPEAFQAWLAQQGR, encoded by the coding sequence ATGGCAGAGAGTCGCAGCGACACGGACCGGCACACCGGGCGGTGGCTCGGCTGGGTGATCCTCCTGCTGGCGGTGGGCGGCGCGGCCTCCTTCGTGGCCGCCCGCAACCGCTGGTGGCTGCTGCCGGTCGCCTCGGTCCACGGCGTCGAGGTCGACCGCCTGATCTACACCACCCTGATCGTCACCGGCCTGGCCTTCGTCCTGGTGCACGTGATCCTGGCGGCCTTCGTCTGGCGGTACGCCGAGCGCGGGCGGCGGGCGGCCTACTGGCCCGACAACCGCACCCTGGAACTCACCTACACCCTGGTCCCCGCGGCGGTCCTCACCACCCTGATCCTGATGGGCAGCGCCGTGTGGGCGCGCCTGCACAGCCCCGCCCCGGCGGACGCCCTGACGGTGGACGTGCGGGGCGAGCAGTTCGGGTGGCTGTTCCGGTACCCCGGCCCCGACGGCGCCTTCGGGCGGGTGGATCCGGCGGAGATCCGGACCCGGGACAACCCCATGGGCCTGGACCCCGCCGACCCGGCCGGCGCCGACGACATCGTGGTCCGGGAGCTGCACCTGCCCGCCGGGCGGCCGGTCCGCGTGCGGCTGCGCTCCAAGGATGTCCTCCACAGCTTCTTCGTGCCGGCGCTGCGGGTCAAGCAGGACGCGGTGCCGGGGATGACGGTGGAGCTGTGGTTCACCCCCACCCGGCCCGGGGCGTACGAGATCGCCTGCGCCGAGCTGTGCGGGGTGGGTCATTACATCATGCGGGGTCGGATCGTCGTGGACACCCCCGAAGCCTTCCAGGCCTGGCTGGCCCAGCAGGGGCGCTGA
- a CDS encoding DoxX family protein, whose protein sequence is MAEVRTEVLDHYQDPPFARALFASTRYAWLWALIRVWLGWQWIDAARHKIGVEAWTGTGAALKAFWERAIQVPPPPARPPVAFPWYRAFLQWLLDIQAYTWFAKLVAYGELLVGVALVLGAFVGIAAFFAGFMNWNFMMAGTASTNPLLFTAAILLILAWKVAGYYGLDRWLLPLLGTPWRPGKVFRTRQQPQAA, encoded by the coding sequence GTGGCAGAAGTGCGGACCGAAGTCCTGGACCACTACCAGGACCCGCCGTTCGCGCGCGCCCTGTTCGCGTCGACGCGGTACGCCTGGCTGTGGGCGCTGATCCGGGTGTGGCTGGGCTGGCAGTGGATCGACGCCGCCCGCCACAAGATCGGCGTCGAGGCCTGGACCGGCACCGGGGCGGCCCTGAAGGCCTTCTGGGAGCGCGCCATCCAGGTGCCCCCGCCCCCGGCCCGCCCGCCGGTGGCCTTCCCCTGGTACCGCGCCTTCCTCCAGTGGCTGCTGGACATCCAGGCCTACACCTGGTTCGCCAAGCTGGTGGCCTACGGCGAGCTGCTGGTGGGGGTGGCCCTGGTCCTGGGCGCGTTCGTGGGGATCGCCGCCTTCTTCGCCGGCTTCATGAACTGGAACTTCATGATGGCGGGCACGGCCAGCACCAACCCGCTGCTGTTCACCGCCGCCATCCTGCTGATCCTGGCGTGGAAGGTGGCCGGGTACTACGGCCTGGACCGCTGGCTGCTACCCCTGCTGGGCACCCCCTGGAGGCCGGGCAAGGTCTTCCGGACCCGCCAGCAGCCGCAGGCGGCCTGA
- a CDS encoding peptidoglycan DD-metalloendopeptidase family protein, with translation MRTRSVLIVLAATVVLAPPVPAAVEGPPVAGDSAPISFVKAVRSQARRDALLASAASGRPAPAVPAGIRVAQLSAAVLPVDADPAAPPSSPRLAGLSRDPRRLPSRGGRASLVASPLQWPATGDLSSFFGLRWNAQHRGIDIAASPGAPIFAARSGRVVLAGWYGGYGLTVIVDHGRGYQTLYAHASAVLVRPGQQVRAGQLIARVGSTGVSTGPHLHFEFRVNGRPVNPLRYL, from the coding sequence ATGCGCACCCGCAGCGTCCTGATCGTGCTGGCGGCGACCGTTGTCCTGGCGCCTCCCGTGCCCGCGGCGGTGGAGGGTCCGCCGGTGGCCGGCGATTCCGCGCCGATCTCCTTTGTGAAGGCTGTGCGGAGCCAGGCGCGCCGGGACGCTCTTCTGGCGTCGGCGGCCAGCGGGCGGCCCGCTCCCGCGGTGCCCGCCGGCATCCGGGTCGCCCAGCTGTCGGCGGCGGTTCTGCCGGTGGACGCCGATCCTGCTGCCCCTCCGTCGTCACCGCGCCTGGCGGGGCTGTCCCGCGATCCCCGCCGCCTGCCTTCCCGGGGCGGGCGGGCCAGCCTGGTGGCATCGCCCCTGCAGTGGCCGGCCACGGGCGACCTGAGTTCCTTTTTCGGACTGCGGTGGAACGCACAGCACCGGGGGATCGACATCGCGGCGTCGCCGGGGGCGCCCATTTTCGCCGCGCGGTCGGGGCGCGTGGTGCTGGCGGGGTGGTACGGAGGGTACGGCCTCACGGTGATCGTCGACCACGGGCGCGGGTACCAGACGCTGTACGCTCACGCGTCGGCGGTCCTGGTGCGTCCCGGCCAGCAGGTGCGCGCCGGCCAGCTCATCGCCCGTGTGGGCAGCACCGGGGTGTCCACCGGTCCCCACCTGCACTTTGAGTTCCGCGTCAACGGCCGCCCGGTAAACCCGCTGCGGTACCTGTAG